tagccacaccctatctttgcagacaaccccgtctgaaactagcctaactagattcagatattttatgcaaaaatgaatcaaattcaaatcaatttaagatagcgtatgcctagccacaaatcccacaaatccaagtaaataaatcaaaagacaattaggatacttagcggcaatgaagtttccaaaatcctaagacggaggtactgaaaacaggtgttttcagcaccagcgacagaaaaattatgaatagaaaatgggaatggttcctgatacccgcctcccagcggcgggaatgggtactaaccacctggccgaccactgcgtgtgtcggaagtttttaaaattctgtcggacttcagaaaatacagctatatatatatctgacaggtaagtttcatgaacaaaaccttggaTAACTAGGTGAAAAGACCACAGGGAAAAAGTGAAAAGTAAAAGGAGAAGAGCAATGCAGCTGGCGGCTGAACTGTATCTTAAATAATGCTCTGTAAGCAGCACAAGATATGAAGAGGCATGGCCATTAATAGTGCTAGTGGAATTTTTCTACTGAAATATACAAGATGGGAAAACATGATATCTCACAAAGGTGGTCTAACCTCTATTTAccattatcacaaaaagaaaaccACCACACTGAGCTGCAAGGCtgcaaaaaaattcaaaaatactaCAACAAATGCCCTGACATGTAGCATGaaacaaaatactaacattttGAGAATAGTATTAGAAGTACTATGTCAGTTTTCAGTGTTGCAAAATactatttttaaaacaaaagtacTACGTACCTTATTTCCACGGCTGTAAAAATCCTTGTTTCACTGGATTCATATTTGTCAAGATTTAGAAAGCCTTCACTGTAATTCTTACTGCTTTAGCCTCACTTTTTCACCAGTTTGGAAAGAAGCAACCTCGTACAATCAACTAGTTACTGCATCGTGAAAATATTAgcaatctgcaaaaaaaaatatacattagatCAGCTACtgcatcataaatatatgaagaatGCTAAGTTTTGGTATACtgtattgaaatttaaaaaaaaatttctaaaaaaccAGTATCTGTAATAAATTGAAAATCCACTAACTTGTACTATATGCCTTCTAAAACTTAGCCCGACCTAAATTTACCATCAGTGTAACTATTATTTAAGCAAAGTCCTCCTGTTTGAGCAGTTTCTCAGTTCATGAAGAGTAGGGCACTCAACTAGCCACTGTTCAAAGCATTCACTAAAGGAAAGGCCAAATTTTTCCATCCATTTCACTAAAGGTCAACTATACAAGACTAATACAATGACAGGATACATTAACCTCCTATTTCCTTAGTCTGAAATCATATTTTAAAGGGTATACGTCCAATgcgatttatttaatttcatcggAACCTCCTGTGTGCCAATTACTGAGGTTGCAAGATGAACTAACTAATGTTATTACAGTAGATAAATCCTTAATAACACCTGAAACAAATCATACAGcctaattacaaaataaaagggaTGCAATTGTTGACATGCATAACAAACCCTGACAATGGCACAGACAAAAACCAATCACAAGCTAAACCATCAAAATACTTTAATACACAAGCTGTTGTGTGCCCTTTCTAATACTGTACTAAAGCATTATTACTTCAACCCTGTACTGTTTCACAAGTTAAACGTTTAGTCATTTTGGAGCTCTACTCTGACAAATGTTGTCTAAAGCTGGTATATATTCCCTAACTTTATAATACAAGTGTGTGTAAATCTGccctcattaaataaaaaattggtaATGCACCTTAATTACATAAAAATTAGTAAATACATACTTAAGTTACTGTACTCACCTAGCATGCCTTCAAACTTCTATATCACCATCTTTTCCAAAGGTGGCTACAGCTGTTGAAATTATACAAAAACAacattcattatttaattttttcttgtactATATAATACAAAACCTGATAAAAGGCATTTGAGAGTCACGCTTACATATCTCTTACAGAGAAGGTCTCTCAAGCTAAAGAGGACTTTTGATAACATGCAAAAGGCCCTCTGGTGTTGGCGATGAACAAACGCCAAACACAGGAATGCTTTCCTTGACTAATGCTGCATTTGTTGTTGGCCCTATGGCAATAACCttgacattattcaaagaaaatccTAATGCTTTAAATACCTGCATTGAGAAATTAACACCAGATGGACTGAAAAATACTATATACATTGGCATTTCCTCATTCATCCATTTCTGAACAGAAGATTTCAACTGTGGATGTTCTGAAGTTTCGTAGCAAGTAAGGGCCCTGAAATCTCTGTCTTGGCTGACCAATAATTTTGGCAATTCATCTCTTCCTAAATTACCACATGGATAGAGAAGAGGTTTATCAAAAGCAGGTACTTCTCTGAAAATGACAGGTGCTAGCTGCTGGGCATTTCCAGATTCCTTCCCAATGGTACTCAATTTCAACTGTCTCGAAACTGCATTGGACGTTGCTTCACCAATAGCAAAGACTTTCTTGTCATTCCACTGATGATGGCAGCTCACATTCAGGGTACTATAAAGCTGGGAAACTGCTTCTACAGCCCTCTGACTGGTGAATATAATGCCACTATGATCTCCTGGGCTTGCCAAAGCATTCTTCAGAGGAGCTTGATTTGTAAATTTGAATGTCAATGTAGGTATGTGTATTGTCGATAAGCCCGCAGTAGAAAGTGCATCAGCATACCGGTCATCTCCCTCCTCACTTGATTTCAGTAGCCATACCTTCATCTCTTCTATGACTCTGGACTGGGAGAAATAATACTACTGTTATtcttaataaaaaacttaaaagttcTTGAACAAATCATTAGTGACCTAAAAACCAATCAGAAAACACAGAACTTCTCACAGTTCTGTGGCTGTAGGAATAAAATGTAAAGACCAATGCTGTACTTCGGAATATTAACTGGGTAATACAATAAGTTTTACGAGTAAATTTTGtccaatgataaaaaattatcattttttctgtaatttcaaatttaaaaattcagacaatcaattatttgaaaaaaaaaataaaataaaaaactttaataattttttcataacaaaacattacaataattcACAGTATATACTACATTGTTTTGTAACATAACcactttttcaataaaaactcaTCAATCATGAGATGCACTGTTTCAATAAAAGAATACAAATTCCCAACAAATTGTCTTGATCAATACCGAATAGGCCTCCAGACATACCAAGGCCCTAAGATGACAATACATGTCACAACTTCTACTGTTCTGCAAAATGAGACACCAATAAGTGAGAGGAAGGGAGGAGACCAATACCACTGATTCATGTCtgtatttaaaaacatattttgtatCATGAAAAAAAAGCACTGCTTAGATGAAAAAGGCAATTTAAAAAAGACAGGATGATAAAGTGCATCCATTGAAATGCTGTTAAGAGAGATATTAGGAATGAATCCTTCAAtttctctttctttaaatcttcagctgaaagacTCCTTGGATAAAGCGGAGAGGGCTCCGGGGAAATCAGCCAGCAGAGAGAGATGTTATAAGAAAAagcaataaacaaatagatatgaAGAAACTTAGAAAACCGATCCACCAAAAAATTTTTAAGAGACCTCAACAGAGTTTAGGAAAGAATTTGCTCCTCACTTAAATATTTGGAAACAGAAGATTCCACAATGCACTTCTTTTCTTAAACTTGTCAAACCATCCCCTACAAGCTATAAATTCATGCTCTGTACTACTTGGTCCAGGTTTGTTTTTCAAGCCTTAGCACAAATCATGGCCTCCAAAACACTATCTCCAGCTAACTGTTTTCATTTATCCACAATAACAACAATTTTTCTAATTCATCTATTATGGGAGGCCTCTGTTTTGTCAAACTTGTAACCCCCTTAGCAACACCAGCATATTTTATTGCCTTTTTATGCTTTAAAACGTACTTATGGTGGATCTTGGCAGGTTAAACTGAGACACTAAATCTGTAACACAAAAGCCTCTTTTGTACTtttcaattatctttttttttctttttttttatttcatctgtgattcttaccattttccttttctgcttgtctgcaatggctttcttgggacccatattttttatttaaaaaaaaaaaaaaaaaaaaaaaaaaaaaaaaacacacaactatGGAAATATATGTATCACAAGAGCACAGCTGAACAAGGTATAAAGAACCTTTAAGGAACAATGCCAACTGACTTGACTGACCGAAacactgtttaaaaaaatcatCTGGTTTATCGGCTCGAATTCCAGTTTTTTGTTCAGGCCTCCAATGCAAAATTTGATCGACATTTCGTGTTGGAATCCCTTTATGCCATGTTCTGATACAGTCAAGGACCGGACCGAGGTTCTAATACATTTCAACGGGCAGCTGATGCCTTGGCCAACCTACTACCTACAAAATGATCAGAAATCAAATCCCATCATCAGAAAGATTAggcatttaacacacacacacacacacgacaaaaTCTGGAGGAAATCCTATGCAGGAACCTTATGGTAACCAACAGTTTGAAAAGGTGCATATTGAGAGATAGACGTATGTCATCGGTGATATTTTACCCTAGCCAATCACTTGACCATTCTATCTCAAGCCTTATATACCATCCGAGTACCTTAAGCAAGATGTTTTTAGGACAACCACTACAGGTcctaggaagaactgtaggtgaAATCCATCGGGTGTAAAAAGGCAAAGGTAGGTAGTCTGGTCCTACCAGACACCAGCCCTCATTACTTGTGGACCAAAATGTTCTTT
This is a stretch of genomic DNA from Macrobrachium nipponense isolate FS-2020 chromosome 38, ASM1510439v2, whole genome shotgun sequence. It encodes these proteins:
- the LOC135209651 gene encoding uroporphyrinogen-III synthase-like isoform X2; its protein translation is MKVWLLKSSEEGDDRYADALSTAGLSTIHIPTLTFKFTNQAPLKNALASPGDHSGIIFTSQRAVEAVSQLYSTLNVSCHHQWNDKKVFAIGEATSNAVSRQLKLSTIGKESGNAQQLAPVIFREVPAFDKPLLYPCGNLGRDELPKLLVSQDRDFRALTCYETSEHPQLKSSVQKWMNEEMPMYIVFFSPSGVNFSMQVFKALGFSLNNVKVIAIGPTTNAALVKESIPVFGVCSSPTPEGLLHVIKSPL
- the LOC135209651 gene encoding uroporphyrinogen-III synthase-like isoform X1, with the translated sequence MLNRVNDRAATWQPPILECGRLSDRVLEFASMSISQELWAIQAAHRDLYAPLESRVIEEMKVWLLKSSEEGDDRYADALSTAGLSTIHIPTLTFKFTNQAPLKNALASPGDHSGIIFTSQRAVEAVSQLYSTLNVSCHHQWNDKKVFAIGEATSNAVSRQLKLSTIGKESGNAQQLAPVIFREVPAFDKPLLYPCGNLGRDELPKLLVSQDRDFRALTCYETSEHPQLKSSVQKWMNEEMPMYIVFFSPSGVNFSMQVFKALGFSLNNVKVIAIGPTTNAALVKESIPVFGVCSSPTPEGLLHVIKSPL